One Qipengyuania aurantiaca genomic region harbors:
- a CDS encoding metallophosphoesterase, producing MSIAHIVLSDLHLGARDSLLTHVNGADEIADGPSEVLASFANALRETLKEGEKPQLVLLGDALDLGLSPFGDVSKSFLQLIDAFFPADGGEIFSREIIYVAGNHDHHLWRMAQDHRFVRSVMKGEIPGDLEHVTTITGTPTHRCRMMESLIAHRPHMAGAHVHIAYPNWGVADRSRNRAVVMHHGHYIDSMYRALSNFRSFLEGGEARPATMHELEEQNGPWIDFLWSDLGSAGKIGGEAGTLYETMLSAGASHDMAESIARRVTGGLHAKLGINPKMELKYGITLDNLIRAGVDLTAGRGAEKQREGYRHVLGEDEVDDIGWYLGTPMAAQLREELGELPQELHFVFGHTHKPFQDELMVEGYDLPVGVFNTGGWVLDEPGLMPVQGCAAMLVSDELEVASLRLFNDPVDGVMLPVRVEGSGRETKLVGEAAVAVEAAASHWADFSRAVHTRIDEEGAKRVRRFLDKTEHMREAAE from the coding sequence TGACCCATGTCAACGGCGCGGACGAGATTGCCGACGGGCCTTCCGAGGTTCTGGCGAGCTTCGCCAACGCGCTGCGTGAGACGCTGAAGGAGGGCGAGAAGCCGCAACTGGTGCTGCTCGGCGATGCGCTGGATCTCGGCCTCTCGCCCTTTGGCGATGTGTCCAAGAGCTTTCTCCAGCTGATCGACGCCTTCTTCCCGGCCGATGGCGGGGAAATATTCAGCCGCGAAATCATCTACGTCGCGGGCAATCACGATCACCACCTCTGGCGCATGGCGCAGGACCACCGGTTCGTGCGCTCGGTGATGAAGGGCGAAATTCCGGGCGATCTCGAACACGTCACGACCATCACCGGCACGCCGACGCATCGCTGCCGCATGATGGAATCGCTGATCGCGCATCGACCGCACATGGCGGGCGCGCATGTCCACATCGCCTATCCCAACTGGGGCGTCGCCGACCGAAGCCGCAACCGCGCAGTCGTGATGCACCATGGGCATTACATCGATTCCATGTACCGTGCCCTGTCGAACTTCCGCAGCTTCCTCGAAGGGGGCGAAGCGCGGCCGGCGACCATGCACGAGCTGGAAGAACAGAACGGCCCGTGGATCGACTTCCTGTGGTCCGACCTTGGCAGCGCCGGCAAGATCGGCGGCGAGGCGGGCACGCTTTACGAAACCATGCTGAGCGCGGGCGCGAGCCATGACATGGCCGAAAGCATCGCGCGCCGCGTCACCGGCGGGCTGCACGCGAAGCTCGGCATCAATCCCAAGATGGAGCTGAAATACGGCATCACGCTCGATAACCTGATCCGTGCAGGCGTGGACCTGACGGCCGGACGCGGTGCGGAAAAGCAGCGCGAGGGCTATCGCCATGTGCTGGGCGAGGACGAGGTCGACGATATTGGCTGGTATCTCGGCACGCCCATGGCCGCGCAGCTGCGCGAGGAGCTGGGCGAGCTGCCGCAGGAGCTGCATTTCGTCTTCGGCCACACGCACAAGCCGTTCCAGGACGAGCTGATGGTGGAGGGTTACGACTTGCCTGTAGGCGTTTTCAACACCGGCGGCTGGGTGCTCGACGAGCCGGGCCTGATGCCGGTGCAGGGCTGCGCCGCCATGCTGGTGTCGGACGAGCTGGAAGTTGCTTCGCTGCGCCTGTTTAACGATCCGGTCGACGGCGTGATGCTGCCCGTCCGCGTCGAAGGCAGCGGGCGCGAGACGAAGCTGGTGGGCGAAGCCGCCGTCGCGGTTGAGGCCGCTGCCTCGCACTGGGCCGATTTCTCCCGCGCCGTCCACACGCGCATCGACGAGGAGGGCGCCAAGCGCGTGCGCCGCTTCCTCGACAAAACCGAACACATGCGGGAGGCCGCGGAATGA